In Cytophagia bacterium CHB2, a single genomic region encodes these proteins:
- a CDS encoding T9SS type A sorting domain-containing protein has product MISKICGNGILRVVAMIVLYGTVVNGQNARDVVKGNLIQFNDNGAWCWYQDERAVVDKARGRLIVGSDASDNGVGGSPRNGDIDAVIFDLQNRQAERYALMEGGTNFGGCDDHHAPAFLVMPDGRYLAFYAGHNSNNNSYWRFFYTDRWGIEHAFNWNNIPGGTDFRTTYSNLFYLAAEDKLYNIARTYARSPNLMVSTDSGQNWSYGGLLTEPDVSIGYVNGYFKYWSSGVDRIDFVATEHHPRDYNTSIYHGYMKNGQSFKSDGTLLDSDITDKTAPKPADFTLVFGANTRVNGDLMSRCWAIDLAAYDDGTIATIFKARVNDDPNHPSNDPDHAFFYARYDGATWTSTYLGKAGKKMYSSEQDYVGLGALHPNDPEVIFISTPFDPRDDAALGVREILKGVTADHGATWTWTPITQKSVRDNFRPIVPSWDENNTALLWWRGTYLSAQNFDAAVVGIIECNSETVERMHYVDATAANTFLTNGSPLITTGPDANMGAADDRWHERTGFGNGNSVLTSAEVSGENAPVLKTQMIVSEAGTYDVWINFWANPTADWRIKAGLAADRMQLFRQMACKQVEADDHDTALTLTSSGNTFLYQAYLGRVRVAANETLNVYVDDHAIQTGTSGTRIGNTARTWYDGVSYAKVNTAVVSVAEHKKISNEFVLRQNSPNPFKPSTTITYSLPKAAHVTVKVYNLLGREVATLTDQQTPAGTHQVIWNAQSAPSGIYFYKISVGNFSKTKKMILLQ; this is encoded by the coding sequence GTGATCTCCAAAATTTGTGGTAATGGCATATTGCGCGTTGTTGCCATGATCGTCCTGTACGGAACGGTGGTCAATGGTCAGAACGCGCGCGATGTGGTCAAAGGCAACTTGATCCAGTTCAACGATAACGGCGCGTGGTGCTGGTATCAAGACGAGCGCGCCGTCGTTGACAAAGCGCGCGGCAGGCTGATCGTCGGCTCTGATGCGAGCGATAATGGCGTCGGCGGCTCGCCCCGTAACGGCGATATTGATGCCGTCATCTTCGATCTGCAAAATAGACAAGCAGAGCGCTATGCGCTTATGGAAGGCGGAACCAACTTCGGCGGCTGCGATGACCATCACGCGCCCGCGTTCCTCGTTATGCCAGATGGCAGATATCTGGCCTTTTATGCCGGACATAACAGCAATAACAATTCCTATTGGCGTTTTTTTTACACCGACCGCTGGGGAATTGAGCACGCCTTTAATTGGAACAATATCCCGGGCGGTACTGATTTTCGCACCACCTACTCCAATCTTTTTTACCTGGCGGCTGAGGATAAACTTTACAACATCGCCCGCACGTACGCGCGCAGTCCCAATCTTATGGTTTCCACCGATTCTGGCCAAAATTGGTCTTATGGCGGACTGTTAACCGAGCCGGACGTGAGCATTGGCTACGTGAACGGCTATTTCAAATACTGGAGCAGCGGCGTCGATCGTATTGATTTCGTCGCGACCGAGCATCACCCCCGCGATTACAACACGAGCATTTATCACGGTTACATGAAGAACGGCCAGTCTTTCAAATCCGATGGCACGCTGCTGGACAGTGATATTACCGACAAAACCGCTCCCAAGCCGGCGGATTTCACGCTGGTTTTCGGCGCCAACACAAGAGTCAATGGCGATCTCATGTCCCGGTGCTGGGCGATTGATCTTGCAGCGTACGATGACGGCACGATCGCCACGATTTTCAAAGCGCGGGTGAATGATGATCCCAATCATCCCTCGAATGACCCCGATCATGCGTTTTTTTATGCACGCTATGATGGCGCAACCTGGACCTCGACCTATTTGGGCAAAGCGGGCAAGAAAATGTATTCGAGTGAACAAGATTATGTCGGTTTAGGCGCGCTGCATCCAAACGATCCCGAAGTCATTTTCATTTCAACGCCTTTCGATCCGCGCGACGATGCGGCTCTCGGCGTTCGCGAAATCCTCAAAGGCGTCACTGCCGACCACGGCGCGACGTGGACATGGACGCCGATTACGCAGAAATCTGTGCGCGACAATTTCCGCCCGATTGTTCCGAGCTGGGATGAAAATAACACGGCGTTGTTGTGGTGGCGGGGAACGTATCTCTCGGCGCAAAATTTTGATGCGGCGGTTGTCGGCATTATCGAATGCAACTCCGAAACCGTGGAGCGAATGCATTACGTAGATGCCACTGCCGCGAACACTTTTTTGACAAACGGATCACCGCTCATCACGACGGGACCGGATGCCAATATGGGCGCGGCGGACGACAGATGGCATGAGCGCACGGGTTTCGGCAATGGCAATTCCGTTTTGACTTCCGCTGAGGTGAGCGGCGAGAATGCGCCCGTCCTCAAGACTCAAATGATTGTGTCCGAAGCCGGAACCTATGACGTGTGGATCAACTTCTGGGCGAATCCCACGGCGGATTGGCGAATCAAAGCCGGACTTGCTGCCGACAGAATGCAATTGTTCCGCCAGATGGCCTGCAAACAAGTCGAGGCCGACGATCATGATACTGCGCTCACCCTGACCAGCAGCGGCAATACTTTTCTTTATCAAGCCTATCTCGGTCGTGTGAGGGTTGCAGCGAACGAGACGCTGAATGTGTATGTGGACGACCACGCGATTCAGACCGGCACCTCCGGCACTCGCATCGGCAACACGGCCCGCACGTGGTATGATGGCGTGAGCTATGCCAAAGTGAATACCGCCGTCGTCAGTGTTGCAGAGCACAAGAAGATTTCGAACGAGTTTGTTTTGCGCCAAAACTCTCCGAATCCCTTCAAGCCCTCGACAACCATCACTTATTCACTGCCCAAGGCTGCCCATGTGACCGTGAAAGTTTACAATCTGCTCGGACGAGAAGTGGCGACGTTGACAGATCAACAGACCCCGGCCGGAACGCATCAGGTGATCTGGAATGCGCAGAGCGCGCCTTCCGGGATTTATTTCTACAAAATTTCAGTTGGCAATTTTTCCAAGACCAAGAAAATGATCTTGCTGCAATGA
- a CDS encoding alpha/beta hydrolase: MHKLIRTFKLCALLAVCEVSFAQTQTPGADKWVDYAAGEYEMLPNITYATANNTELKLDLYLPRDRSVPLPTLILFHGGGWVAGMKERNVFWLLPYLSMGWAVINVEYRIAQNSLAPAAVEDCRCALRWATYNAGRYNLDASKFVLTGTSAGGHLALITGMLPALNVFDRQCPTNDSTRWAKGTEPETKVAAIVNWFGITEVADLLDGPNAKHYAIEWFGSMSNRLELARQVSPLNYVRAGLPPIITIHGDQDNIVPYNHAVQLHAALDKAGVPNQLVTIRGGKHGGFNRQDFVNSFATIREFLRKNSVLK, from the coding sequence ATGCATAAGTTGATCCGAACATTCAAGCTTTGTGCGCTGCTTGCAGTTTGTGAGGTGAGCTTTGCTCAAACGCAGACTCCTGGCGCCGACAAATGGGTGGACTACGCTGCGGGCGAATATGAAATGCTGCCCAACATCACCTATGCCACTGCAAACAATACGGAGTTGAAACTCGATCTCTATCTGCCCAGAGATCGCAGCGTGCCGCTTCCCACGCTCATTCTTTTTCACGGCGGCGGTTGGGTGGCGGGAATGAAAGAGCGCAATGTGTTTTGGTTGCTTCCCTATTTATCCATGGGATGGGCAGTAATCAATGTGGAGTATCGCATTGCGCAGAACTCGCTGGCGCCGGCCGCGGTGGAAGATTGCCGCTGTGCATTAAGATGGGCGACCTATAACGCCGGGCGGTATAACTTGGATGCTTCCAAGTTTGTGCTGACCGGCACTTCGGCTGGCGGACACCTGGCCTTGATCACCGGCATGTTGCCGGCGTTGAATGTTTTTGACCGGCAGTGCCCAACGAATGATAGCACACGCTGGGCAAAAGGAACGGAGCCGGAAACAAAAGTTGCCGCCATCGTCAACTGGTTCGGCATTACGGAGGTCGCTGATCTGCTTGATGGGCCGAATGCCAAACACTACGCTATCGAATGGTTCGGCAGCATGAGCAACCGGCTGGAACTCGCGCGGCAAGTTTCACCGCTCAACTACGTGCGCGCCGGGCTGCCGCCGATCATCACGATTCACGGCGACCAGGATAACATTGTGCCCTATAATCACGCCGTACAGTTGCACGCCGCTTTGGACAAAGCCGGTGTGCCGAATCAGCTTGTCACGATTCGCGGCGGCAAGCATGGCGGCTTCAATCGGCAAGACTTTGTGAACAGCTTTGCAACCATCAGAGAGTTTTTGCGCAAGAATAGTGTTTTAAAGTGA
- a CDS encoding glycoside hydrolase family 43 protein — protein sequence MRRDILCVPLRLCVFACAVAFCIWDCRSTACGQNSASFTNPILAGFYPDPSICRVGSDYYLVTSSFSYYPGIPIFHSKDLANWKQFGHVMDRPEQLDLDGLGVSRGIFAPSIRYHDGMFYVTCTLVDKGGNFLVTSKKAEGPWSNPVWIPEINGIDPSMFFDENGKAYVVYNSIPPDDKPLYDGHRTLRMYEFDIANLKVTGEEMLLVNGGVDLSKKPVWIEAPHIFQKDGFYYLIAAEGGTGDQHSEVVFRSKAVAGPYVPYEKNPILTQRHLDPKRKNPITSTGHADFVETESGDWWAVFLGCRPYDDDLYNTGRETFLAPVQWQNGWPVINPYHVEVQYHCPISTKVSAEKSEIQYSGNFILKDEFESDKLSYSWLFLRTPRTQWHSLSQRKDYLTLQLRPETCAENVNPSFLGHRQQHLQGEASAALEFMPKAENEKAGLLVFQSEKHFYFLCKSLEGGKPVVQLYKSSETPPQMELLASLMLDDDQAKQKLLLKIEARRSTYSFLYASNSDKWNLLKENVDAKFLSTKVAGGFVGCVYALYATSLGKPSDNAAYFDWFESRGDDDVYK from the coding sequence ATGCGCAGAGATATTCTTTGCGTTCCTTTGCGCCTTTGCGTCTTTGCGTGCGCTGTTGCTTTTTGCATTTGGGATTGCCGATCGACGGCTTGTGGCCAGAATAGCGCGAGTTTCACCAACCCCATTTTAGCCGGCTTCTATCCTGATCCCAGTATTTGTCGCGTCGGCAGCGATTACTATTTGGTGACTTCGTCATTTTCCTATTATCCCGGCATCCCGATTTTCCACAGCAAGGATTTGGCGAACTGGAAGCAATTCGGGCACGTGATGGATCGGCCGGAGCAATTGGATTTGGACGGCCTCGGCGTTTCGCGCGGTATCTTCGCGCCGTCGATTCGATATCATGATGGGATGTTTTATGTCACCTGCACATTGGTTGACAAGGGCGGCAACTTCCTCGTCACCTCGAAAAAAGCCGAAGGGCCGTGGTCAAATCCGGTTTGGATTCCCGAGATTAACGGCATCGATCCTTCCATGTTTTTTGATGAGAACGGCAAGGCTTATGTCGTTTATAACAGCATTCCGCCGGACGACAAGCCGCTTTATGACGGGCATCGCACATTGCGGATGTATGAATTTGATATCGCCAATCTGAAAGTGACCGGTGAGGAAATGCTGCTCGTCAATGGCGGCGTCGATCTCAGCAAAAAACCGGTCTGGATTGAAGCGCCGCATATTTTTCAAAAAGACGGTTTTTATTATTTGATCGCAGCCGAAGGCGGCACTGGCGATCAACATTCCGAAGTCGTATTCAGAAGCAAAGCCGTTGCCGGTCCGTATGTTCCTTACGAGAAGAATCCGATTTTAACCCAAAGGCATTTGGATCCGAAAAGAAAAAATCCCATCACTTCCACCGGCCATGCGGATTTTGTCGAGACCGAAAGCGGCGATTGGTGGGCCGTATTTTTAGGCTGCCGGCCTTATGATGATGATTTGTACAACACCGGCAGAGAAACTTTTTTAGCGCCGGTGCAATGGCAAAATGGTTGGCCGGTCATCAATCCGTATCATGTGGAAGTGCAGTATCATTGTCCCATCTCTACAAAAGTATCGGCGGAGAAATCCGAGATTCAGTACAGCGGCAATTTTATATTGAAGGATGAATTCGAATCGGATAAGCTGAGTTACAGTTGGCTTTTCTTGAGAACGCCGCGAACACAATGGCATAGCTTGTCACAACGCAAAGATTATTTAACCCTGCAACTGCGGCCCGAGACGTGTGCGGAAAATGTCAATCCCAGTTTCTTGGGACATCGCCAACAGCACTTGCAGGGCGAAGCCAGCGCCGCGTTGGAGTTTATGCCAAAAGCTGAAAATGAAAAAGCCGGTTTGTTGGTCTTTCAAAGCGAAAAGCACTTCTATTTTCTCTGCAAATCTTTGGAAGGCGGCAAGCCTGTCGTTCAGCTCTATAAATCCAGCGAGACTCCTCCGCAAATGGAACTATTGGCGTCACTAATGCTTGACGACGATCAAGCAAAACAAAAACTGTTGCTGAAAATCGAAGCGCGCCGCAGCACGTATTCATTTTTGTATGCCAGCAATTCGGATAAATGGAATCTGCTGAAGGAGAATGTCGACGCCAAATTTCTAAGCACTAAAGTTGCCGGAGGTTTTGTGGGATGCGTTTATGCGTTGTATGCAACTTCTCTGGGCAAGCCCAGCGACAACGCCGCATACTTTGATTGGTTTGAATCGCGGGGAGATGATGATGTTTATAAATGA
- a CDS encoding chitooligosaccharide deacetylase: MNAQEKSLWHGKTCAVSLTYDDALNVHLDNVIPALDSLGLKGTFYLSGYFPAFRQRVADWKAAASKGHELGNHTLFHPCTGKLPGREWVPPDYDLGNYTMQRLVDEIKMANTLLEALDGKTKRTFAYPCGDVKIGDESYVDKIKTKFVAARGVKSRMPKISEIDLFDVDAYVISGQSGEELIALVRQAMQNNALIVFLFHGVGGEHSIDVSLSAHHQLLRFLKQNEKDIWIAPLVDIAEHVKENK; encoded by the coding sequence ATGAACGCCCAAGAAAAAAGTTTATGGCATGGTAAAACGTGCGCCGTGTCGCTCACTTATGATGACGCGCTCAATGTGCATTTGGACAATGTCATTCCTGCTCTCGACTCTTTGGGTTTAAAAGGCACGTTTTATTTGTCGGGATATTTTCCCGCTTTTCGCCAGCGCGTGGCCGATTGGAAAGCGGCGGCGAGCAAAGGGCATGAGTTGGGCAATCATACTTTATTTCATCCGTGTACGGGAAAATTGCCTGGCAGAGAATGGGTGCCGCCCGATTATGACTTGGGAAATTACACGATGCAACGCTTGGTCGATGAAATAAAAATGGCAAACACGCTTCTCGAGGCGCTCGACGGCAAAACGAAAAGAACGTTTGCATATCCTTGCGGCGATGTGAAGATCGGCGACGAATCGTATGTTGATAAAATCAAAACCAAATTTGTTGCCGCGCGCGGCGTGAAAAGCAGAATGCCGAAAATTTCTGAAATTGATTTGTTCGATGTCGATGCTTATGTCATCAGTGGGCAATCGGGTGAAGAACTCATCGCGTTGGTCAGGCAAGCGATGCAAAATAATGCCTTGATCGTTTTTCTCTTTCATGGCGTTGGCGGCGAGCATTCAATCGACGTCTCGTTGAGCGCCCATCACCAGCTTTTGCGCTTTCTCAAGCAGAACGAAAAAGACATTTGGATCGCGCCTTTGGTGGATATTGCGGAGCACGTCAAAGAAAACAAATGA
- a CDS encoding FABP family protein — protein MHISLTNFAYIIGRWEGSGRAEYPTIVPRDYREELVFAVNGKDTTIHFEQRTWIKSADERNGEPLFWESGFLLDKGEGLFEMVSAQKSGRVEILRGGAQKTDETIIKLDLASVAILNDDRMIRAGRMLHFHGETLEYELWMSTTKNIAYQRHLVARLTHKGRP, from the coding sequence GTGCATATATCACTCACGAATTTTGCTTACATTATCGGCCGGTGGGAGGGAAGTGGCCGTGCGGAGTATCCGACCATCGTTCCTCGCGATTATCGCGAAGAACTCGTTTTTGCAGTGAACGGCAAGGATACCACGATTCATTTTGAACAACGCACCTGGATCAAATCTGCGGATGAGCGCAATGGTGAGCCGCTGTTCTGGGAATCTGGTTTCCTGCTTGACAAGGGCGAGGGATTATTCGAAATGGTCAGCGCACAAAAAAGCGGACGAGTAGAAATTCTGCGAGGCGGCGCGCAAAAAACGGATGAAACGATAATCAAACTTGACCTGGCCAGCGTTGCGATTCTCAATGATGATCGCATGATCCGAGCGGGCCGGATGCTCCATTTCCATGGAGAGACTTTGGAGTATGAGTTATGGATGAGTACGACCAAGAACATCGCCTACCAAAGGCATCTGGTCGCGCGACTGACACATAAAGGAAGACCGTAA
- a CDS encoding LacI family transcriptional regulator, with protein MNRFKDLVFPATESENSMRKVTIAEVAKRANYSKGTVSAVINSKNSVKPETRDHILKVMKELNFRPKGVARNLKKTSQDKSIGVIIKDLNYPFYASIATGAREYANSKGYSVIVASSESDHEREKELSHLFSTKDIKGAIIAPTVEGRAEIEHLFKLRMINYPFVLLEDVKGIQANVVAIDNTKAIKRAVTYLIDSGHTKIVHFAGPPNSSHTQERIEGFRHAFSESTLAFHKDMIVSVGSNYEESFARTLDYFKCRSRDTYPTAIVCFNDLQALAVLTALKELKLRVPEDISIIGNDDIYYAKIYPVPLTTIRAPQHEIGKKAAEILIENIESPTLLPPKRVVLDTEFIVRESTKVLKPELQFTK; from the coding sequence ATGAACCGTTTCAAAGACCTTGTTTTCCCTGCAACCGAATCGGAGAACAGTATGAGAAAAGTCACAATTGCAGAGGTTGCAAAACGCGCGAACTATTCCAAAGGAACAGTTTCTGCGGTTATCAACTCAAAAAATTCGGTCAAGCCAGAAACTCGCGATCACATATTGAAGGTCATGAAGGAACTCAATTTCCGGCCCAAAGGCGTTGCTCGAAATCTTAAAAAAACCAGCCAAGACAAAAGTATCGGCGTTATCATCAAGGATTTGAATTATCCGTTTTATGCTTCCATTGCAACCGGCGCGCGGGAATATGCAAACAGCAAGGGTTACTCGGTTATTGTTGCCAGTTCCGAAAGCGACCACGAGCGTGAGAAAGAGCTGTCACATCTTTTTTCGACGAAAGACATCAAGGGCGCCATCATCGCCCCCACGGTTGAGGGGCGGGCAGAAATCGAGCATCTGTTCAAATTAAGAATGATCAACTACCCGTTTGTGCTTTTGGAAGACGTTAAAGGCATACAGGCGAACGTCGTCGCGATTGACAATACCAAAGCAATCAAACGGGCCGTGACCTACTTGATCGACAGCGGCCACACCAAGATCGTCCATTTTGCCGGCCCACCCAACTCCTCTCACACTCAGGAACGTATCGAGGGTTTCCGGCATGCGTTCAGCGAAAGCACGCTGGCGTTTCACAAAGATATGATCGTGTCCGTCGGTTCGAACTATGAAGAAAGTTTTGCAAGAACGCTGGACTATTTCAAGTGCAGAAGCCGCGACACCTATCCGACCGCCATAGTTTGCTTCAATGATTTGCAGGCGCTGGCGGTTTTGACAGCCTTGAAAGAACTGAAACTGCGCGTGCCCGAGGATATTTCCATCATCGGCAACGATGACATTTATTACGCTAAAATTTATCCGGTACCGCTGACCACCATTCGCGCGCCGCAGCATGAGATCGGCAAAAAAGCTGCGGAAATATTGATCGAAAACATTGAATCGCCGACGCTGCTGCCGCCTAAACGTGTGGTCTTGGACACGGAATTTATTGTGCGAGAATCCACAAAAGTTTTGAAGCCCGAGCTTCAGTTCACCAAGTAG
- a CDS encoding glycosyl hydrolase encodes MRKVSIGCTIPFCLIFLATEHVCSSGLTDAEPPRDSPVAAFSNEVNSYILTKNEKGAFALSSSGRSAPLHISSQDFPGVLRVLKHLQSDIARVTNASPDIAMDKLPAAKEIVLVGTLGKNPVIDKLVQQKKLDVNGIAGKWETFLIQVIEKPLPNIDRVLIIAGSDKRGTIFGMYDLAAQIGVSPWYYWADVPVKKKSEIYIKPGRHTLGEPAVKYRGIFINDENPALLGWVNKTFGGFNHQFYEKVFELILRMKGNFLWPAMWGKAFYDDDSLNAPLADEYGVVISTSHHEPMMRAHVEWQRYGSGPWNYEKNEAKLREFWTQGIKRMRNYESIVTLAMRGDGDEPMTEEANIGLLQRIVKDQREILGQVTGKEVTSIPQVWALYKEVQDYYDHGMRVPDDVTLLLCDDNWGNIRKLPQRDEKPRPGGYGIYYHYDYVGGPRNYKWLNTNQISRVWEQMHLAYRYGADRIWIVNVGDIKPMEFPIEFFLDYAWNPEQWPAERLPEYTRLWAERQFGPEHANDIADILTQYTRFNSRRKPELLAPDTYSLVNYREAETVVAEYNELSARARRISDSLPAKYKDAFYQLVLHPVEACANLNELYVTVGKNRLYAQQGRVAANTLAQKARELFKRDAEITHYYNNVMADGKWSHMMDQTHIGYTYWQQPDSNSMPAVKESVIPAAAEMGVAIEGSAQWWPNEKREAVLPEFDPYHQQNYYIEIFNRGQTSFEYSVQAGEPWVKVEPAKGNIETEKRLWISIDWKNVPIGKQRVPITLAGPNNRRVVVQVVINNPSAPKRDEIAGFVESNGYVSIEAEHYTRNVAQASSPASADKMSALRWQRIPDLGRTLSAMTPVPVTAPPQTPGGDSPRLEYQIYFFNKGEVKVKAYLSPTLNFHNNQGLRYAISFDDEAPQSVNMHANKNFQDWEESVRNNVTIEASKHVINAPGKHVLKFWMVDPGVVLQKLVIETGEVRPSYLGPPESYQRLGTDGSEGLQ; translated from the coding sequence ATGCGAAAGGTGAGTATTGGTTGTACGATCCCTTTTTGTTTGATATTTTTAGCCACTGAACACGTGTGCTCCTCTGGTTTGACCGATGCAGAGCCGCCTAGAGACAGCCCGGTTGCGGCATTTTCAAATGAAGTAAACTCCTACATCTTAACCAAGAACGAGAAGGGCGCCTTTGCCCTTTCCTCCTCCGGCCGGTCGGCGCCATTACACATCAGCTCGCAGGATTTCCCCGGCGTGCTGCGTGTGCTGAAACACTTGCAGAGCGACATTGCCCGCGTCACGAATGCCTCGCCCGACATCGCGATGGATAAACTTCCCGCTGCTAAGGAAATCGTGTTGGTTGGCACTTTGGGCAAAAACCCGGTGATCGACAAACTCGTGCAGCAGAAAAAGCTTGACGTGAACGGCATCGCGGGGAAGTGGGAAACTTTTCTTATTCAGGTTATTGAAAAGCCGCTGCCCAACATTGATCGTGTCTTGATCATTGCGGGCAGCGACAAGCGCGGCACCATCTTCGGCATGTATGATCTTGCCGCGCAAATCGGCGTTTCGCCGTGGTACTATTGGGCCGATGTGCCGGTGAAGAAAAAGTCCGAAATTTATATCAAACCCGGCCGGCACACGCTCGGCGAGCCGGCAGTGAAGTATCGCGGCATCTTCATCAATGATGAAAATCCGGCACTGCTGGGTTGGGTTAATAAAACCTTCGGCGGGTTCAATCATCAATTTTATGAAAAAGTTTTTGAATTGATCTTGCGCATGAAGGGAAATTTTCTCTGGCCGGCGATGTGGGGAAAAGCATTTTATGATGACGATTCGCTCAACGCGCCGCTGGCCGACGAGTATGGCGTGGTGATCAGCACTTCGCACCACGAGCCGATGATGCGCGCGCATGTGGAATGGCAGCGCTACGGTTCCGGGCCGTGGAATTATGAAAAGAATGAAGCCAAATTGCGCGAGTTTTGGACGCAGGGCATCAAGCGCATGCGCAATTATGAAAGCATTGTGACTCTCGCGATGCGCGGCGACGGCGACGAGCCGATGACGGAAGAAGCGAATATCGGATTGCTGCAGAGAATCGTTAAAGATCAGCGTGAAATTCTTGGGCAAGTAACGGGCAAAGAAGTAACGAGCATTCCGCAAGTTTGGGCGCTTTACAAAGAAGTGCAGGACTATTATGATCACGGCATGCGTGTGCCGGATGACGTGACGCTGTTGTTGTGCGATGATAATTGGGGCAACATTCGCAAGCTTCCCCAGCGCGATGAAAAGCCGCGGCCCGGCGGTTACGGAATCTATTATCATTATGATTACGTCGGCGGTCCGCGAAATTACAAATGGCTCAACACCAATCAAATTTCGCGTGTGTGGGAGCAAATGCATCTGGCATATCGTTATGGCGCTGATCGCATTTGGATTGTAAATGTCGGCGACATCAAGCCGATGGAGTTTCCCATCGAGTTTTTTTTGGATTACGCCTGGAATCCGGAACAATGGCCGGCTGAGCGTCTGCCGGAGTACACCCGACTCTGGGCAGAACGGCAATTCGGGCCGGAACATGCGAACGATATTGCCGATATTTTGACGCAATACACTAGATTCAATTCACGCCGGAAGCCCGAACTGCTCGCGCCAGACACTTACAGTCTGGTCAACTATCGCGAAGCAGAAACCGTCGTGGCTGAATACAACGAGCTGTCTGCGCGCGCCCGGCGCATCAGTGATTCCTTGCCAGCGAAATACAAAGATGCTTTCTATCAACTCGTCTTGCACCCTGTTGAAGCCTGCGCGAATTTGAATGAGCTTTATGTCACGGTTGGCAAAAATCGCTTGTATGCACAACAAGGACGGGTGGCCGCCAATACGCTGGCGCAAAAAGCCAGAGAATTGTTCAAACGTGACGCTGAGATCACCCATTACTACAACAATGTGATGGCCGACGGCAAGTGGTCGCACATGATGGATCAGACGCACATCGGCTACACTTACTGGCAGCAGCCAGACAGCAATTCCATGCCCGCCGTCAAAGAGAGCGTCATTCCAGCCGCCGCAGAAATGGGCGTTGCCATCGAAGGTTCGGCACAATGGTGGCCGAATGAAAAACGCGAAGCCGTTCTGCCGGAGTTCGATCCCTATCACCAGCAAAATTATTATATCGAAATCTTCAATCGCGGGCAAACGTCTTTTGAGTATTCAGTGCAAGCCGGAGAACCGTGGGTTAAAGTTGAACCCGCAAAGGGAAATATCGAAACAGAAAAGCGTTTGTGGATCAGCATTGATTGGAAAAACGTTCCAATTGGCAAACAGCGCGTTCCGATTACGCTTGCTGGCCCCAACAATCGCCGCGTTGTTGTGCAAGTCGTCATCAATAATCCTTCGGCTCCGAAACGCGATGAGATTGCCGGCTTTGTTGAGAGCAATGGTTATGTTTCAATCGAAGCGGAGCATTACACGCGCAATGTAGCGCAGGCGTCCTCGCCTGCATCTGCAGACAAGATGTCTGCGCTACGGTGGCAGCGCATTCCGGATTTGGGGCGCACGCTCTCGGCGATGACGCCGGTGCCGGTCACCGCACCGCCACAAACGCCCGGCGGCGACAGCCCGCGCTTGGAATATCAAATTTATTTCTTCAACAAAGGCGAGGTGAAGGTCAAAGCGTACCTGTCGCCAACGCTGAATTTCCACAACAATCAAGGTTTGCGCTACGCGATATCGTTTGACGATGAAGCGCCGCAGAGTGTCAACATGCACGCGAACAAAAATTTTCAAGACTGGGAAGAATCCGTGCGCAACAACGTCACGATTGAAGCATCGAAGCACGTGATCAATGCGCCGGGGAAACATGTTTTGAAATTTTGGATGGTTGATCCCGGCGTCGTTCTGCAAAAACTGGTCATCGAAACCGGTGAAGTCAGGCCCAGCTATTTGGGACCTCCAGAGAGTTATCAACGGCTTGGAACAGATGGCTCGGAGGGGTTGCAATAG